One window of Nymphaea colorata isolate Beijing-Zhang1983 chromosome 1, ASM883128v2, whole genome shotgun sequence genomic DNA carries:
- the LOC116255373 gene encoding uncharacterized protein LOC116255373 translates to MIICASWHCDTLMMLHTMSSFKLVHPSNGGHVNRRARAQPSQPLKLSSNRCANPSFNLSSSLGCLRFPATRKRYAEMGSPRAAKSVHEEADCADSAQIGSATGVGTQSSDANGRGQSNSFLAVLCPLLNLLGGGDPTQPRNELLEVASSSLASVARLPWGSKSLIPSKLNQQEAGSSERKPPERLQLYEFEACPFCRRVREASTELDLSLEVYPCPKGSSRHREMVTKLGGKEQFPFLIDPNTGISIYESGEIVKYLYQQYGQGRNPSPGLLESTLFTGWVPTILRAGRGLKLWTKAKTVAPPQKLELFSYENNPYARIVREALCELELPYILNNVGEGSSRVSYLYQISGSKEVPYLIDPNNGVQLSNFREILSYLFRTYSG, encoded by the exons ATGATAATCTGCGCCTCGTGGCACTGTGATACGCTAATGATGCTGCACACAATGTCATCCTTCAAGCTAGTCCACCCCTCCAATGGTGGCCACGTAAATCGCAGAGCGAGGGCTCAACCGAGTCAGCCCCTGAAACTATCCTCCAACAGATGTGCCAATCCTTCCTTCAACCTTAGCTCTTCACTTGGGTGCCTCAGATTTCCCGCCACTAGGAAGAGGTATGCTGAGATGGGCAGCCCGAGGGCGGCAAAATCTGTTCATGAAGAGGCAGATTGTGCTGATTCAGCCCAAATAGGTAGCGCCACCGGTGTCGGTACACAATCTTCTGATGCCAATGGAAGAGGCCAATCAAACAGTTTCTTGGCCGTTCTCTGTCCTTTGCTCAATCTCTTGGGT GGAGGCGATCCTACTCAACCACGGAATGAGTTATTAGAG GTGGCTTCATCTTCCCTGGCTTCTGTTGCAAGACTTCCATGGGGATCAAAGTCATTAATACCAAGCAAGTTGAACCAACAAGAGGCTGGAAGCAGTGAAAGAAAGCCTCCTGAAAGGTTGCAGCTCTATGAATTTG AGGCATGCCCTTTTTGTAGAAGAGTTCGAGAGGCATCTACTGAGCTTGATCTTTCTTTAGAG GTCTATCCCTGTCCTAAAGGCTCCTCAAGGCACCGTGAAATGGTTACGAAACTTGGAGGAAAAGAACA GTTTCCTTTCCTCATTGATCCAAACACTGGAATCTCTATTTATGAGAGTG GAGAAATAGTTAAATACCTATACCAGCAGTACGGTCAAGGAAGGAACCCATCTCCTGGGCTCTTGGAAAG CACACTATTCACGGGATGGGTACCAACAATTCTCCGAGCAGGAAGAGGTTTGAAGCTGTGGACAAAGGCCAAGACAGTAGCACCACCTCAAAAGTTGGAActattttcatatgaaaataatCCT TATGCAAGGATTGTTCGTGAAGCACTATGTGAATTGGAGCTTCCTTATATCCTGAACAATGTTGGGGAAGGATCTTCCAGAGTTAGTTACTTGTATCAGATCTCAGGATCAAAAGAG GTTCCATACCTGATTGATCCTAACAATGGTGTCCAACTGAGTAACTTTCGAGAAATACTATCATACTTGTTCAGAACATATTCTGGCTAG